In Huiozyma naganishii CBS 8797 chromosome 5, complete genome, the genomic window GAGTCTGTTGCCGGGAGTAATCGGTTGGCTTGGCTAGAACCCGTCTTGATGGCGGCGCCGACAGACCGTTCGTCACTCGCTGCAGATCCATTTTTCCAACTCCATGTGAACGTTTGTAACACGAATCCAAGGCTAATTATGTCCCGGGTGATGAAACGGGAGGTCAATCCTCTGTCGGAGAACTACCTGATCATTAACGATACTTTTTTTGCCGCGCTGCTGGTGTCCCTTTTTATGAACTTGAGCAGTAAAAGGGAATGCAATTCGGGAAATATCATTATATCTGCGCTGACGGCCGACTTGTCAATATCTAGGACGCACTCGGATGTGACGCAGAGTGTTACGAGGTTGAAGAACGTAACGTTACAACAAAGCGACCCGAAGGACACAGCTAAGATCAATGAATTTTTCGACCGGCTGTTCCAGATAACGGACCCAAATTCTAACGTGAAAATGAAGACGTTGATGGAGTCCCTGAAAAGCACCACGGAAAATGCGTACTTAGAGGATCACTGCACAAATGACTACTCTGATCTGCTAAAGAGCTTTATCAAGAGTTTTGAGACTTTATTACCGCCAATGAACATTATAGAGGATTACAAGAACCATTTTTACGAGAGTATCTACGCGATGCTGCCGTTCTTAGAGATTGACATGTTTGAGGAGGTCATTAGCGGGATAATACGACGGGACCCCAAAGATAGTAGCAAAATCTCCATTTCGTTGGGTCAAACGGAACTGCGGAACAAAATCGAAAACCTGTGTCTGCTGGCATGCATCTTGAAAGTTTCGTACATGTCTCTCAGTATGACCGAGATGAGTAGCTTTCCAGACGGGCCACCCCCCTTTGACCCTCAAATTTTGCAAGAGCACCCTATCAGTAGCGATCTGATTACACTGGTGCTGCGATGCATTTCGAGTGAGAATTGGGGGGCATGTCCGAATGAAAACATCATCTCGAATCTTTTGTACGTGTGGGCCTTTTTCGTGTTTTCCCCCGATGAGGGTGATTTTTTCGTTGATGCTCCCACAGATATCCTGGGGGACACCGTAATTATGTTATCAACTGCAGTTGGCCTACATCGAGATCCCTCAGACTATACTTCTCTGCGACAGTACTTGGACAAAAGATTGTTGAACCACAGGCGGCTTCTGTGGCTATCTGTGATATCCATGTCTGTGTTTGAGTCTGTGTTGAAGGGTCGTAGAATATACTCGAACCGGTTATTGGACACGTTTATTGACATAAATTCGGGGGACGCATTTGCCGATTACATGGACAGGGTAGAAAGAGATCTCCCTGAGAATTGTAAGACAAGGATGTTTCTGTTGAATTTGCACGAGATGGTGTACCGTAGGACATATTTGGCGCTGCTACACCAGGATTTGAACGACCTGACGATGACATACAGTTCTTCGATCCCGCTTTGGAAGATCGAAAATGCAATGAGCAAAATTGACGATTTCAACAGGGAGAATATGGCGTCTAAAGCTGTGAGCCTGTCTGAATTGGGCGAGTCCCCCGAGGATATGTTGAACCAGATGTTTATTATCACGACGCGGCCGACTTTGTTGTTCATTGGTAAGATAATTAGCGATGTGTTGGAGTTGCGTACTACGTATGCGTTGATGCTACATTTTGAGCAAAAATGTCACAGGGACGGCACGTCACACCTGAAGTACTACTTCCGATATTTCAAGCTGACTGTGAAGAATGCGATCAAATTAGCTCACATGTACGAGCAGTACTACCACCCAGAGGACCCGAAGGATGCGTTGAGTCCGATGACGCGGTACTACCTATCCAAGTTTTTCCAGATGTCGATATCTTCTGCGATGTTCACGTTACTTGTGTTGAGTATGCGGACTGAATTGACGGAACACTTGTTCCAACGGGACCCCTCGATGGCGGATGAAGTGTGTGATATCATAGAGACGATCAcgcagttgaagaaagtgaatCACGTCTTGCAAGTGGTTCTTACACGGATATACCATTTGGGCACAGAGAATTTGCGATACTCTTACTTTTCGATCTTCAAGATGTTTGCGATGTACGACTTGATCTTGCAACGGATCAACAGTGGGCAACTGTGGTCTGGATTGTTCCGCGAGATTAACGGTACGGAGATAGACCCGCGGATCAGTAAGTTTCTGAGCATGTCGTTCAATGTCGAGTGGAACCTGGGCAGTGCGCACGGTGTGAAGTTAATTGACGCGCTAAAGTCGCGGAACCATTGTATTGGGATCCCCGTGGGGGACTTAATCGATTTTATACAGGAGTTGGAGTCTATGCCCGAGTATATGGAGATGGCGCGACACGTGGAGCTCTCCGTGGACGGGTTGTTCCCGATGGACCCCTCGAACTCGCTTTCCCCGCAGGACGTTTCTGGCACGTTGGGGGGGACACCACCAACTGGTGGAGAGGCGAACCTTTCGAGGAACTTGACGAGTACATTTGGTAATTTGGATATCTTCAACTacgacttcttcttccataACGATGAGTAGCGAGCGCACTTGTACTTTAAATAGCTAAAATGTTTAAGTATGGAGGTTTTTactacttgaagaaatgatTGAACCAATGGATTTGGTCCAAGAGTGCCTTTTCCTTTGCGTACTTGACCCTTCGGTCCGAGACGTCACCTCTTGCGGCGAATCCGTGTTGAGTACCTGCGAACAAATCCAATTGGTACATAGCACCAATctcgttcaatttctcctcACTTGAGTGTCTAAGTTCCGGAGTAAAGATCTGGTCTGTTTCTGCAGCGGACACTAGCAAAGGTCTGTGCGCACCGATCGCTGCCAACTCCTCCAACGAGACGAACGATGGGTGTGCAATTGCGCCCACGGTGGCCCCCGCTTTATGAGCTGGGTCTAACAATTGTACAGCAAATTTAGCACCGAAACAGTACCCAACTACACCAATCTGAGCCCCAGGGTTACACTCTGCATGTAATTGTTCCATGAACCCGTTAACGATGGGTTCTGTGATATCTGGAGTGTGTCCCTGTAACCATTTCGGGAAATCGACGTTCCCTGACAAGTCAGTAATCTCATCACCTTTCAAGATATCGGGAACGAGGACACGAGCACAAGCACCTTTAGCCAATTGGTCAGCGATAAGTTTGACGTTGTTGAGTTTATTCCCGTAGACGTCCGTGAGCACTACAATGACTCTATTGGGTTGTTGGGTGTCGCCCTGCGCGACGTACGTGTCCAACCCGTACACTCTTTGGAACGAGCCTTTTGGTTCACCCTCGTGGTAGAACCCCTTGAAGCAGCACTTCCCAGGTGGATTAGAAGCCATGGGTGCGGTGTGTGTTCGCCTGGCCACTGACTACAAATGGCGCAGGGGCATACCCATAGAcctctctctatatatacGATACGATACGGGACAATAAACGCGCGGGTACCCGGGAGCATAGCCGTGTGGCTCTACTGAGACGTCTGGTATAGGGGCAGTCCGGGGCTGCGACCGCTGCAAGTGTTCAACGGACGGGCGGTGCTATTCAATCGCAGAGTTGCGATCTGGGTGAGTCTGCTGGGCGTGTGTCTGCTGTGGGCGTGTACTGTGTAAAGCGAATGAGTCTCCCGTGTCTCCCGTGTTCCGCGGAACTGCAGAAGCACGTGGTGCGGTAGACCTGGTGCGTGGGACTGGGTCCCGCAAATGGAGACAGTTTTGTGTTACCCGCATGCGTGCTTCTCGCGTAGCACTATTATCTGTATACCTTTTGTACAGACCTTGCATTTCAAGTGCTACAGCAGTGCTGTCAATCGTAGATTATGGCTATCGCTGGCTTTTACTTAAAAAGAGCGAGGTAGGAGAGACTCTAATGGGCGGTTATACATAatctttttatatgttAATTAGTTGAGAAAAGCAGGTTTTCTGCCGAGGTGCAACTGCAGAGGTTGATAACGTGAATCGAGTTATGATCGGCCGAGTCGGGGCGACCCTGTTGTTATAGCATCTTCAGCACGTACTTAGCACTATCCTGTCACGTGCATTTCCGCAGTCACGTGATATACAGTTGCAAATTTCAATCCCGCGCCAGGTCTAATTTGGAGAGCAGTCACgtgattttgaaaatcaGTCACGTGATTTTAAAGTCTGCATGTGACAACAAAAACCACGTGACAAAACAAAACGTGACCACCACAGCAGCGTTACCCGACCCACAAACCGTTTAAGTTTTGCCACTGTTTCCCGCTTCCCTCTTCAAAAGATCCAATTGAGTAGTAGGagtagtagtggtagtggtgATACACCGGATTGATCCAGTGCGCAGACTCATCACGCATACATGACTTCCGTAGGGACAGGGTACGATCTTTCCAACAGTGTCTTTTCCCCCGATGGGAGGAATTTCCAAGTCGAGTACGCTGCAAAAGCGGTAGAGAACGGTGCCACCTCCGTTGGGTTACTATGCGAGGATGGTGTTGTTCTCGCTGTTGAGAAACTCGTTGCGTCGAAGTTGCTCGTCAAGGCTTCCCCCCAGAACAAAGGGTCCGGTGCCAACACGAAGATTCAAACCGTAGGGAGACACATTGGGTGTGCTTGCAGTGGGCTTGTACCCGATGGGAGACACCTGGTCAACAGGGCTCGGGAGGAGTCCCAACAGTTTAAACAGCTGTACAAGAGAGATATCCCGCCGGTGGCGCTGGCGGACCGTATGGGCCAGTACGTGCAGGCTCACACTCTGTACAACAGTGTAAGACCCTTTGGTGTTGCGGCTATATTTGGTGGTGTCGACCCAGAGACAGCTGAGCCACATTTGTACATGTTGGAACCAAGTGGTGTCTATTGGGGGTACAGGGGGGCCGCTACGGGGAAAGGTAGACAATCCGCAAAGGCAGAATTGGAGAAATTGATCTCGTCAAGGGACGACAACAGTCCCATAACAACACTAGAGGCAGTGAAGGAACTCGCTCGTATTATTTACATCGCCCATGAGGATAACAAGGAGAAAGAGTTCGAAGTAGAGATCAGTTGGTGCTCGAGGGAACACACCCAGGGGAAACACACGCTCGTCCAGGGAACCATGCTCGAAGAGGCCCTCGAGTACGCCAAGAGTAAAACTTCAAACGCTCAGGATGATTCTGACGATAGTGACGCCGATAGCGACGACGCCATGCAGGATTGAGTACCCTCCCTCGCGCCCTCATCACAACGTACGTATCCCATCAAGTAAGTAATATTTTAAAACTAAcggaaaatttttcacttttgaaCTACTACCCACTACTACGTAAAGAACACTTAAGTTGATAAGACGCACACTGATAATGACCACTGCAGTAGAGGACATTAGAATTGAGGACATCCCCGTTGATGACATCGACTTCTCTGATTTGGAGCACGAGTACAAAGTCGACGCAGAGGTCAGTTTCGACCAGTACATCGTCGTGACTGGTGCACCAGTGATCCCAGAGGCTAAAGTGCccctgttgaagaaagcgCTAGGCGGGTTGTTTGCTAAAGCTGGGAAAGTCGTGAACATGGAGTTCCCGCTGGATTCAGCCCAGAAGACGAAGGGGTTCCTCTTTGTTGAGTGTGCCACGGCACAGGACGCGAAGAAAATCATTAAGAGCTTCCATGGGAAGAGACTTGATTTGAAGCATAGACTGTCCATTTACACATTGGCGGACGTCGAACGGTTCAACGACCCTGCGTTCCCCACCGAGTTCAAAGAACCTGAATTCCCAGATTTCGTCACTTCGGGGGAATTAAAGTCCTGGTTGTTGGATGAGAACGTCAGAGACCAGTACGTCATGCAGGACGACAAGGAAACCACAGTCGTGTGGAACACGAAGAacgtcgacgacgaggacgccGTTGTCGAGTCCAGAGAGAACTGGTCCAATAACTACGTCCGGTTTTCGCCAAAGGGGACGTACTTGTTCTCGTACCACGTCCCAGGTGTCTCCGTTTGGGGTGGTGCTCACTTCAACCTTTTGAAGCGGTTCTTCCATCCAAACGTCAGAACCTCGTCTGTTTCCCCCTGCGAGAAGTACTTGGTCACTTTCTCTCCTGAACCCTTGGACTGTGCCTCGCACGCAAAGATGTTACAGAACGGTGAGGAGTCGCCCTTCACGGTCAAGAACGACGGTCACCAACTGTGTATCTGGGATATCGAGTCTGGCCTGCTGTGTGCCACTTTCCCAGTAGTCAAATCCGAGTTCCTACACTGGCCGCTAGTCAGATGGTCGTACAACGACAGGTACTGTGCAAGAATGGTCGGCGACACTCTGGTCGTCCACGATTCCGCTAAGAAATTTGCCCCAATGGActcgaagaacttgaagatcgCAGGTGTTCGTGACTTCGCGTTTGCTCCAACGGGTGTCAAGTTGCAACCTTTCAGGAAGACGGACGAACCCAGCGTTGTTTTGGCATACTGGACCCCAGAGACGAACAATATGTCCTGTAAGGCTGCTGTCGTGGAAGTCGGGCGTGGTCGCGTGCTTAAGACGGTTAACCTTGTGCAAGTCTCGAACGTGACGCTGCACTGGCAGAACCAATCGGACTTCCTGTGTTTCAACGTCGAACGTCACACCAAGTCCAAAAAGACTTACTTCAGCAACTTGGAGATCTGTAAGATGAACGAGAGGGATATTCCCGTTGAGAAGATCGAGTTGAAGAACCGTGTGGTCGAGTTCGGGTGGGAACCCCAGGGGAAACGGTTCGCGTTGATCGCAGTTGACGAGACCGCGGACCTCGACAACGTGGCGATCCCAAAGAACATTATCCACTTCTTCGCTccagagaagaagaaggactcGGACACCGCTGGAGAGGGCGTCAAACGGTGGAAACTTGTGAAGGAATTGCCCAAGCGGTTCTGTAACACGGTCTCGTGGTCCCCCGCGGGTCGGTTTGTCGTCATTGCGACGCTAGTGAAGCCCAACTTGAAACGGTGCGAGCCTGAGTTTTTCGACCTGGATTACGCTGGggagaagaacatcaaCGACGACCAAGATGTCACTGCGTCCTTGAAGGATGTCGCGGAACCACCATGTGGTATGATGACGGATATCTGCTGGGACCCATCCGGTAGGTTCTTCGTGTGCTGGTCCTCTGCGATGAAGCACAAGTTGGACAACGGGTACAAGATGTTCAACGTCGCGGGCCAActgttgaaggaggaagCTGTGTCCAACTTCAGGAACTTCATGTGGAGACCCAGACCTGAGTCTCAACTGTCGAACGCTGAGCGCAAGAAGGTCCgcaagaacttgaaggagtGGTCCGCGCAGTTCGAGGAGCAAGATGTCATGGAGGCGGACTCCGCGACAAGGGACATGATCCTAAGACAGCGTGAGTTGCTTGCCGAGTGGACGCAGTACCGTGCCGAGAAGAGCGAGCAGTTGCAAGCCGAGTTTGGATACTCATGCTTCGACACATACAAGCCCGCTGGGCCCGCCACAGAGTTTGTCTCCGTCGAAGAAATTAAGGAAGAGATCATTGAGGAGACCAAAACGAAGGTTGAAGCATGAGTGCAGCTGTCACAACAACTTGGAGACCATCGTCCAGGTATATATACGTGTGTATAATAATAATTTACCATAGAGCTTTTGCGGAGGAGGTGTGAAACTGTCACACTCAGTCCCAAGTACCCCAGGGCATCGGTAGTCCCCCTAAACGAGACCCTGGACCACCAGAGACCCGTCTTCGGTGCCATCCTGGGTTTCGGTCCGTCCCGTCACGTGACGGATATTTTTGTGCTgcttcaaaattttgaaggaaaagtttCGAGATTCGAATCGGAACTTGAAACGAGAGGTTCCGCTGAGCGATAGAGACACCGAGACTTGTTCAGGGCCTGTTAGCGCTTTACCGTGGGTCAGTTAGAGGAGAGTAAGCACCCCAGAGAGATAAAGAGAGAGACACAATGGCCACACTGTTTTTAATTGGCGGGGCGGAGTCCCCCCCGTTGCTGGAGAGCGGTTTGTTCGACCGGGAGGTGCTGCTGCGGGACGCAGAGACGTTATTGAGGAGGCTGTACAGCGATAGGGTGTACCCTTTGCCCAATCCATGGAACTACGAGTCTGGTGTATCGCTTGTGGTGTTGCCTACCAGCGGTGGTGCAGACGACAGGGCGGGCCGTGGCAGTGGtgcagaggaggacgcggtgttgctgaacaaactgtttgGGAAGTTCTTCCCGACTTTCAACATCCGGGCTGTCTCGCAGTTTGCAGTGGAGGAGGATCTTGCAACGCTCTTGGACATGGTGCAGCAGGAGAGGCAGCTGTGCCGAGATAGGACGAGCAGAATGGACCACTGGATGCACCACGACGTTTTGCCCGCTGAGATCACAGACGACTCGCACAGAGCGAATTCGACGTGCCAGAACAACTTGTACTCGATGCTGAAGCATTTCCACGCTGCACAGGGTACAGACTTGCGTGTACCCAGGGTTCTGCGCAACATCCGGTTCTCGGAACTGGTCGAAGAAGTGGACGCGGAGGGCCCCACGGGACCAGATACCgtggaacagttccaagAAGTATTGAATACCTGGGAATTTTCTGCTTTGAACCTCACCACTTTGCAACTCATCAAATGTGGGTTCTACATATTGCACACTTTGTCCCAAAGGGCTAAAGTACCCACAGCAGATAATAAACTTTACCTCTTGCTGTTTACACTGGAGGCGTCGTACCATCAGATAAACAGGTTCCACAATTTCAAGCACGCGATAGACGTCATGCAGGCGACGTGGAAACTGTGCAGCATCATTCTCCCACAGGACCACCGCGTCACACTTTTGCTATGCCTTGCCGCGATAGGTCACGATGTGGGACATCCGGGGACCAACAACGCACTGTTCAAACAGGAGAGCGGCACGAGTCGGATGTTCCAAGGCCACTCAGTGCTAGAGAACTTCCACTACCAAATCTTCAGTTCCATCCTCAGGTCCCTGTGGCCCACCGTGTTCAGTCTCACTAGGACAGACACGGAGCACAAAAATCTAATCGAAAGTGCCATCCTTGCTACAGACATGTCCATCCACCAAAAATACGTGGATATCCTCACGGAAAGGTCCACATCGGACGTACCGTTGACGGTGGTTGAGACAATATCTCTTATAATCAAGGCAGCAGACATATCGAACGTCACGCGGCCGCTCCACGTATCGGCAAAATGGGCGTTCCTGATCACATTGGAATTCAAGGATTGTGCCGCTCTGCAAGAGTACCTCCAATCGAGGGGAAACTCTACAAATTCGTGCCACTGCGCCGTGCAAGACAGCCGGCCTCGCGAGGACTACGACATGGAGTTTGAAATAGAGATGCACGAGTTGATCAACTCGACACCTTTCTCGCTGGATCTGCTACTTAAAAAGTATCCTGCCATCCCGGCGGGGcaaatcttcttcattAATACATTTGCATTTGAGTTCTTTGACAAACTGGCAAAGATCTTCCCAGACCTGAGGTTCCTCATCGAAAACGTTGAATCGAATAAACAATTCTGGATTAAAAGACAAGAATCACGTACGAGTTCCTGATGTGGCTTACCATTTTCCATTCCCTGCGAAAGGGAGGGTGTGCTAACGAGTCTAGAGGGTTTATACATTATACAAAAACACACACTGTGTTGGATCGGAGGGGGGTGGTCAAAGCGATTTGGGAGGATGTACTGTTATAATATCGAAATAATAGAGAgtatgtgtgtatgtaCAAGTACGTAAATAATATACTACCAACGGAATAAGACAGTAACAGCGCATGCCATGCCATCaccacaaacacacacgCAAGTCAAAGACCTGTTTTAACTCAAAGTTTCATTCTGTGCAAAGGCGCTGTTGTCGATGAGTCCCCTCTCCTTGTACTCCCTGACGACGTTGAACGCCTTTAGCAGTTTGCGGCGAGCCCCCAGCGCGGCGACACCTTTCTTCTCGAGAGCTGTATCGTCCAGATACACAAGTTCCTCCCAGGGGACCCCAGCGAGAATATCTGAGTACTTGTGCAACCGCAGAGTTTTGAGCCAAGCTGGGATGTTGGTCAGCAGTTTGGGGTCTGTCAGGTTCTCTGGTAGCATGGACTGGTTGTTCCCCGGGCCCACCAAGGACCCAAGGTCCGTAGGAGACAGGTGTGTGGTCATTGGTGACGCGGCAAGGACTGCTGGAGCGGCGGCCGGGACCGGGGCCGGGACCGCGACGGGGGCCTCCGTGACCGCGTCTGCGGTAGCCCTGTCTTGCTGTAGGCTTGTGACGTATGGTCGCACGGTCGGAGGCGGGCTGCTTTGAAGCTTTGTCTGGTTATTGGATAAATTTGGGCCTGCCGAATTTGGTCTCCTTGGTGGTTGTGCTTGCGGTGACGCTGTGAGCGTTGCTGCCAGGTTGTTCCCGCTGTTGCCCTGTGTTGTGTAACTGAATATTGGTTGATGCGAATACCTGGTCTGCGGTTCCGGCGACCATTGTGGTCTGTGGTCCGCGGTGTGCGTATGTCTGCCGCTGTTGTTCTGGACGGGTTCCGGTGACCACTGGAAGCGTCTTTCGCTGAGAGAGTGCTGGTGTTGGTGCTGCGGTGGCTGTGGGCGAGCGTGTAGTTCTGGAGACCACTGTGCTCTCTCCATGGCCTTCGCCGCTGGTCCACCGGACACGAGCGAATCCAGGTTTCTTGTCTGTTCTTGGCGTGGCGCAGAGGGTATGGGAGCCGGTTCCCCATGCATCTTCATCTGCACTGTGGCGAGCACCTCCGGGTGCAAGTTGTCTGTGATGGCGTCCATTGCCTTTAGTTGGACTCCGGGGGACATCTGTCTGATCCAGAGGGCCATGCGCTGTATCTCCTCCGCAGGCGTGCCGTCCGCGTCAGCTGTGGACGCAGTGGGCATATGTCTAGCGATCTGCGAGTAAACGCTCGTGCCACTGGTCCCACTTGCCGTACTCGTTGCACTAAGTTGCAAAGGAGAGGCCACCCTCGCGAGATGATGCCTGTCGCCCCTCGGGAGAGGCTGGTGCAGGGGCATATGCTGCTCAAAGTTGCTCTGTAGAGACACAGTCGACGGCTGCGAGGAGTCCAAGTGGAACTGCGACTGGTCGAGGATATCATTGAGCGACATGCTGTGAACGCCCATCGTCGGGCTTCTTGTCCCCACAACACCGCCGGGGACCCCGGCGACCGCGGGTCCCACCGCGTttccgttgctgttgttgattgCAGATGACTGCGGAGAGAGCAGTACGGCACCTGGGTGCACGGACCTGATGTACGGCGACGTCGGCGAGTTCGTCCCACTGAGCATCGTCATCGATCCACAAAATTAGCAGTTAACGGTTCTAAAGAGAGAGTGAAGTtcccacacacacacacaacaGGGGCAGCACAAGCGAGTAAACAGACTCCTTGACGGGCTGACTGACTGACTGACTGACTAGCACGCTGGAAGATGCAACTGTCAACTGTCAGTGCAAGAGATGCCTCTCCTCTTCGTTGCAgttggaaaaattttcagtatGGCGATGTAATAGGAGACCCATCCCACAAGGTGAGTGAGAGGGACGATGAGGCTATAGTGTTCTTCCATGGTGTTTTACTGGCGCGGTACGATGTCGATGAGGAAGTCGAACATGTCGCTTCCCTTGAGGGCCTCTGCGATGTCTGCCTTCTGGAGCGTGCGGCGTTTGTTGCGTTCTGCGACGCACCAGGCGCGCATCGTGAGTTCCGTGACGAAGATCTCGCAGGCCTTGGCGAAGATGATGGGCGCCTCCGCGCTGATCATGCGCACCTCCTCGTCcgtcttcatcactttGCGGATGCGCGCGAAGGGCAGCGAGTGCGAGCGGAAGTCGTCGCGCACGCCTGACCCGGGTTCGTTCGTAGACTCGACCTCGTCGATCAGCTCCTGCCAGTACTGCACCATGATCTCGCGGTAGTGGCCCGTGAGGCCCTGGCCGACGTTCTGGAAGACGTCCTCGTCTTCCCCCTCTTGACCGTCCGCTGTAGCCGTAGTGGCAGTGGTTGCGGCGGCAGCGGCGGCCGCTGCAGCCGCCGCTGCCTCGGATTCTTCCACTTCTTCACCTTCACTGCCGGGGGAGTCCCCACCCTCGAGCAGTCCCTCTTGTATCCCGCCCAGCGGGCCCTCGCCTTCTTCGTCTCCTGTACTCGCGTACCCTCGTCTGTCGCGCGTTCCGCGCGTCCCGCGACTCTCATTACTGTTGCTATGCATCATCCCCGTACCAACGTCTCTTCTCAAACACCTACCACGCAGTTGCTGGACCCCCCAGACCCTCCAAACGACCCCCATCCAGTTGCATCAAACGTCTGTTATTTAATCAACTTCAATTATTTAACCTTAGTGTGACTGATTGCACTCAAGAAAGGGTCCCCCAACGGCC contains:
- the PIP2 gene encoding oleate-activated transcription factor PIP2 (similar to Saccharomyces cerevisiae OAF1 (YAL051W) and PIP2 (YOR363C); ancestral locus Anc_7.17) gives rise to the protein MTDRAVTGPDVVVKAPSQKRKRNRLSYVCKACRTAKAKCDKEKPQCGRCYKLGVECVYDTIIQTGPKYSTKETKIRILENELDYWQKKTKELFKEQEDSILKRSKNVQKGPQESVAGSNRLAWLEPVLMAAPTDRSSLAADPFFQLHVNVCNTNPRLIMSRVMKREVNPLSENYLIINDTFFAALLVSLFMNLSSKRECNSGNIIISALTADLSISRTHSDVTQSVTRLKNVTLQQSDPKDTAKINEFFDRLFQITDPNSNVKMKTLMESLKSTTENAYLEDHCTNDYSDLLKSFIKSFETLLPPMNIIEDYKNHFYESIYAMLPFLEIDMFEEVISGIIRRDPKDSSKISISLGQTELRNKIENLCLLACILKVSYMSLSMTEMSSFPDGPPPFDPQILQEHPISSDLITLVLRCISSENWGACPNENIISNLLYVWAFFVFSPDEGDFFVDAPTDILGDTVIMLSTAVGLHRDPSDYTSLRQYLDKRLLNHRRLLWLSVISMSVFESVLKGRRIYSNRLLDTFIDINSGDAFADYMDRVERDLPENCKTRMFLLNLHEMVYRRTYLALLHQDLNDLTMTYSSSIPLWKIENAMSKIDDFNRENMASKAVSLSELGESPEDMLNQMFIITTRPTLLFIGKIISDVLELRTTYALMLHFEQKCHRDGTSHLKYYFRYFKLTVKNAIKLAHMYEQYYHPEDPKDALSPMTRYYLSKFFQMSISSAMFTLLVLSMRTELTEHLFQRDPSMADEVCDIIETITQLKKVNHVLQVVLTRIYHLGTENLRYSYFSIFKMFAMYDLILQRINSGQLWSGLFREINGTEIDPRISKFLSMSFNVEWNLGSAHGVKLIDALKSRNHCIGIPVGDLIDFIQELESMPEYMEMARHVELSVDGLFPMDPSNSLSPQDVSGTLGGTPPTGGEANLSRNLTSTFGNLDIFNYDFFFHNDE
- the AIM2 gene encoding protein AIM2 (similar to Saccharomyces cerevisiae YAL049C; ancestral locus Anc_7.18) translates to MASNPPGKCCFKGFYHEGEPKGSFQRVYGLDTYVAQGDTQQPNRVIVVLTDVYGNKLNNVKLIADQLAKGACARVLVPDILKGDEITDLSGNVDFPKWLQGHTPDITEPIVNGFMEQLHAECNPGAQIGVVGYCFGAKFAVQLLDPAHKAGATVGAIAHPSFVSLEELAAIGAHRPLLVSAAETDQIFTPELRHSSEEKLNEIGAMYQLDLFAGTQHGFAARGDVSDRRVKYAKEKALLDQIHWFNHFFK
- the PRE10 gene encoding proteasome core particle subunit alpha 7 (similar to Saccharomyces cerevisiae PRE10 (YOR362C); ancestral locus Anc_7.20); this encodes MTSVGTGYDLSNSVFSPDGRNFQVEYAAKAVENGATSVGLLCEDGVVLAVEKLVASKLLVKASPQNKGSGANTKIQTVGRHIGCACSGLVPDGRHLVNRAREESQQFKQLYKRDIPPVALADRMGQYVQAHTLYNSVRPFGVAAIFGGVDPETAEPHLYMLEPSGVYWGYRGAATGKGRQSAKAELEKLISSRDDNSPITTLEAVKELARIIYIAHEDNKEKEFEVEISWCSREHTQGKHTLVQGTMLEEALEYAKSKTSNAQDDSDDSDADSDDAMQD
- the PRT1 gene encoding translation initiation factor eIF3 core subunit b (similar to Saccharomyces cerevisiae PRT1 (YOR361C); ancestral locus Anc_7.22): MTTAVEDIRIEDIPVDDIDFSDLEHEYKVDAEVSFDQYIVVTGAPVIPEAKVPLLKKALGGLFAKAGKVVNMEFPLDSAQKTKGFLFVECATAQDAKKIIKSFHGKRLDLKHRLSIYTLADVERFNDPAFPTEFKEPEFPDFVTSGELKSWLLDENVRDQYVMQDDKETTVVWNTKNVDDEDAVVESRENWSNNYVRFSPKGTYLFSYHVPGVSVWGGAHFNLLKRFFHPNVRTSSVSPCEKYLVTFSPEPLDCASHAKMLQNGEESPFTVKNDGHQLCIWDIESGLLCATFPVVKSEFLHWPLVRWSYNDRYCARMVGDTLVVHDSAKKFAPMDSKNLKIAGVRDFAFAPTGVKLQPFRKTDEPSVVLAYWTPETNNMSCKAAVVEVGRGRVLKTVNLVQVSNVTLHWQNQSDFLCFNVERHTKSKKTYFSNLEICKMNERDIPVEKIELKNRVVEFGWEPQGKRFALIAVDETADLDNVAIPKNIIHFFAPEKKKDSDTAGEGVKRWKLVKELPKRFCNTVSWSPAGRFVVIATLVKPNLKRCEPEFFDLDYAGEKNINDDQDVTASLKDVAEPPCGMMTDICWDPSGRFFVCWSSAMKHKLDNGYKMFNVAGQLLKEEAVSNFRNFMWRPRPESQLSNAERKKVRKNLKEWSAQFEEQDVMEADSATRDMILRQRELLAEWTQYRAEKSEQLQAEFGYSCFDTYKPAGPATEFVSVEEIKEEIIEETKTKVEA
- the PDE2 gene encoding 3',5'-cyclic-nucleotide phosphodiesterase PDE2 (similar to Saccharomyces cerevisiae PDE2 (YOR360C); ancestral locus Anc_7.26); the encoded protein is MATLFLIGGAESPPLLESGLFDREVLLRDAETLLRRLYSDRVYPLPNPWNYESGVSLVVLPTSGGADDRAGRGSGAEEDAVLLNKLFGKFFPTFNIRAVSQFAVEEDLATLLDMVQQERQLCRDRTSRMDHWMHHDVLPAEITDDSHRANSTCQNNLYSMLKHFHAAQGTDLRVPRVLRNIRFSELVEEVDAEGPTGPDTVEQFQEVLNTWEFSALNLTTLQLIKCGFYILHTLSQRAKVPTADNKLYLLLFTLEASYHQINRFHNFKHAIDVMQATWKLCSIILPQDHRVTLLLCLAAIGHDVGHPGTNNALFKQESGTSRMFQGHSVLENFHYQIFSSILRSLWPTVFSLTRTDTEHKNLIESAILATDMSIHQKYVDILTERSTSDVPLTVVETISLIIKAADISNVTRPLHVSAKWAFLITLEFKDCAALQEYLQSRGNSTNSCHCAVQDSRPREDYDMEFEIEMHELINSTPFSLDLLLKKYPAIPAGQIFFINTFAFEFFDKLAKIFPDLRFLIENVESNKQFWIKRQESRTSS